The following proteins come from a genomic window of Neptunomonas concharum:
- a CDS encoding co-chaperone GroES: MKIRPLHDRVVVRRSEEEKKTASGIVLPGSAAEKPNQGEVVAVGQGRVLENGEVRALSVNVGDKVLFGQYAGSNVVKIDGEELLIMSESEIYGVLEA; encoded by the coding sequence ATGAAAATTCGTCCACTTCACGATCGTGTAGTAGTTCGCCGCAGTGAAGAAGAAAAAAAAACTGCCAGCGGTATCGTACTGCCAGGTTCCGCTGCTGAAAAGCCGAATCAGGGTGAAGTTGTTGCCGTTGGACAGGGTCGTGTACTTGAAAATGGTGAAGTACGTGCACTGTCTGTAAACGTTGGCGACAAAGTTCTATTTGGACAATACGCAGGCTCAAACGTTGTAAAAATCGACGGTGAAGAGCTGCTGATCATGAGCGAAAGCGAAATTTACGGTGTTCTGGAAGCATAA